In the Cryomorphaceae bacterium genome, one interval contains:
- a CDS encoding 2-(1,2-epoxy-1,2-dihydrophenyl)acetyl-CoA isomerase → MSEILFNISNGVGRITLNRPDVLNSFNRNMALAMQDALDECASNSEVRCILITGSGRAFCAGQDLQEAISEEGPGLLNIVKEHYNPIILKIRGIEKPVVAAVNGVAAGAGANIALAADLCVATASASFIQAFSKIGLIPDSGGTFTLPRLVGFQRATALMMLGDKVGANDAANMGMIYRAVPDADFAEETEKLCAKLALMPTRGLGLTKRALNLSMNNDLGQQLDVEESLQTRAGQSHDYHEGVNAFLEKRKPEFKGK, encoded by the coding sequence ATGAGCGAAATTTTGTTTAACATAAGCAACGGTGTGGGTCGCATTACCCTGAACCGCCCCGATGTACTCAATAGTTTTAACCGCAACATGGCGCTGGCCATGCAGGACGCGCTCGACGAATGCGCTTCCAACAGCGAAGTTCGATGCATCCTTATTACCGGATCCGGACGGGCATTCTGCGCCGGACAAGACCTGCAGGAAGCCATCAGCGAAGAAGGTCCCGGTCTTTTGAACATCGTAAAGGAACACTACAACCCCATCATCCTGAAAATACGCGGTATTGAAAAGCCCGTGGTGGCTGCCGTGAATGGCGTTGCCGCAGGTGCCGGTGCCAATATTGCCCTGGCCGCCGACCTTTGTGTTGCGACCGCTTCGGCTTCATTTATACAGGCTTTCAGCAAGATAGGATTGATTCCTGACAGCGGAGGCACCTTTACCCTGCCCCGCCTTGTGGGTTTTCAACGCGCTACCGCACTGATGATGCTGGGCGACAAAGTGGGCGCAAACGATGCAGCCAACATGGGCATGATTTACCGCGCAGTGCCCGACGCCGACTTTGCCGAAGAAACGGAAAAACTCTGTGCAAAGCTGGCCCTGATGCCCACCCGCGGACTCGGCCTCACCAAACGCGCACTCAACCTCTCCATGAACAACGACCTGGGTCAGCAGCTCGACGTGGAAGAAAGTCTGCAAACAAGGGCCGGCCAATCACACGACTACCACGAAGGCGTAAACGCCTTCCTGGAAAAACGCAAACCCGAATTCAAAGGAAAATGA